ACAGCTTCCTGCGCGAGGAAGTGGCGAAGGGCAACCAGGTCTTCATCATCTATCCGCTGGTGGAGGAGTCGCTGAAACTGCAATTGAAGGCGGCAACCAAGGCCTTCCAGGAATTGAGCGAGGAGGTGTTCCCGGAGTTGCCGATCGGCCTGGTGCATGGCCAGATGAAGCGCGACGAGCGGGACGAGATGATGCGCCGGTTCACCGCGGGGGAAATCGGAATCCTGGTGGCGACGACGGTGGTCGAGGTCGGGATCGACATTCCGGATGCGACCGTGATTCTGATCGAGCATGCAGAGCGATTCGGGCTGAGCCAGTTGCATCAATTGCGCGGGCGCGTGGGGCGATCGGACAAGAAGTCGTACTGCATCCTGATGACCGAGATGGAGCCGGGAAGCGAGGCGTATCAGCGTCTGGAGCGGTTTGTTGAGAGTACCGACGGCTTCAAGATTGCCGAACTTGATCTGGAGTTGCGCGGTCCAGGGGATTTACTCGGTGTGCGGCAGTCGGGTGTGCCGGCGTTTCGTGTCGCTAACTTGCTAACTGACTTAAGTTTAATCTTGACCGCGCGCGAATATGCCGATAAATTGATGCACAATGAACTGAGCCTAACCGACGAGGAGAGGCTCCGGCTGAAAACCTTTGTCAAGCAACAACGCGAGCGAGAGTCGACGGGTGGCATCTCATAAGCCCAACAACATCAAGGATGATCTTCAGGAGGTCTTGCGCAGCGCGCGCGAACTTTCGGAAGAAATCGCTCGCCTGCTGGGCACCACGTCGAACTACGATCTGATGCGGCAGTTGAAGAAGGTCGATGCCGAGATGCTGGATGTGCAGCACAACTTGATGTTGGCAATCGAAATGCAGGAGGATACCGATGACGCCGCCGAATGATGATGCGCGCGCCCAGGCGCTGTTTTCGGCGCTGGTTTTCAGTCTGCATGCGGCCGGGATGCAGCAGTTGGGCAAGATCATGAACCCGATGAGCGGCAAGGTCGAGCGCGACCTGGAGCAGGCGCAAGCGACAATCGAGATGATGGAGATGTTGAAGCGCAAGACCGCCGGAAATCTCGATGATTACGAGGGCAAGTTGTTGTCGCGGCTGCTGGCTGAACTTCAAATGAATTATGTCGATGAAGTTAACCGGGAGCAGAAAAGCGGAACCAGCGACGATGCCGCCG
This region of Candidatus Zixiibacteriota bacterium genomic DNA includes:
- a CDS encoding DUF1844 domain-containing protein, which encodes MTPPNDDARAQALFSALVFSLHAAGMQQLGKIMNPMSGKVERDLEQAQATIEMMEMLKRKTAGNLDDYEGKLLSRLLAELQMNYVDEVNREQKSGTSDDAAGKNVSGEAKTN